From the genome of Colletotrichum destructivum chromosome 10, complete sequence, one region includes:
- a CDS encoding Putative PAS domain-containing protein, which produces MTLWKLMVSPAPSPIYDLGPRSILTLFRRRRYMAQVASINTNHRRHRHGGLTQTQMTGFDSLSVTSLHKQQQQQQQQQQQQQQQRAMDVDEGGADIPDIPFKRPASRMPPDQAFNPSRFQEAWEDEDKNWSTHQRPINPNAIAPRQDRSAVQSPDIPHRGRVNSPESINVQQRYTSSSPPRSPRTRSSRSRANSTTSSYQTNNTSLPPLQTKGAGDDEILEPLAEEEIEPGSFDLVVPSHGDNGQYSLEDRSELLFSKDHLRAIFKDRILLQRFTDFLHSARPDSLPLLTYYLDCLKALRAISYSNAIANGLDTLPEHTFSSENTNNTSNSSLEKKAEAAFDVLVQEDLPAYVTYTWIQTVSVSIKRRITGTLPVQLREMSEGLAEVFCLTDPSRHDNPIVMASEEFHRTTQYGMNYVIGRNCRFLQGPKTNPYSVKRLRERCLAGKEHYETFLNYRRDGSPFMNLLMVAPLYDSRGTVRYFIGAQVDVSGLAKESSGLEALQSLVVDKEATTTAINGQRNYKTDEEKDEFQELSEMFNMAELETVRRRGGNMHRVPQDENQASTSTNWHKPRILIQDESSSVHQSNPAVPLTSGRLSGVYEHYLLVRPYPSLRILFASPSLRLPGILQSNFMDRIGGSNRVREGLSHALADGHGVTAKVRWISKSSSEGRVRWIHCTPLLGSNGAVGVWMVVLVDDETEAGVKNRKEAPPVDGRLRRTGALGQQPRPSIDDNMSLSGFAAMNRARDEVDEPIADLDMDGPDRPLSRASRESLSSRLSRGPVSAPHQPGPTRGSDDPDGGPPRPAFTVRLGED; this is translated from the exons ATGACGTTGTGGAAGCTAATGGTTT CACCTGCTCCATCTCCGATCTATGACCTTGGACCACGTTCTATACTAACACTGTTCCGGCGCAGGAGGTACATGGCTCAAGTTGCTTCTATCAACACTAACCACCGCCGACATAGGCACGGTGGGCTCACGCAAACCCAGATGACTGGCTTTGACTCTCTCAGTGTAACATCTCTCcacaaacaacaacaacaacaacaacaacaacaacagcagcagcagcagcaacgagCCATGGATGTGGACGAGGGTGGGGCTGACATCCCCGATATTCCTTTCAAGCGTCCCGCAAGCCGAATGCCTCCAGACCAGGCGTTTAACCCGTCGCGATTTCAGGAGGCTTgggaagacgaagacaagAACTGGTCTACCCACCAAAGGCCCATCAATCCTAATGCCATTGCCCCCAGACAAGACAGAAG TGCCGTACAGTCTCCTGACATCCCTCACAGGGGGAGAGTCAACTCTCCTGAATCCATAAATGTCCAGCAAAGGTAtacgtcgtcgagcccgccgaGAAGCCCTCGAACACGGTCTTCGAGGTCCAGAGCCAACTCAACGACGTCATCGTACCAAACGAATAACACCTcacttcctcctctgcaGACCAAAGGCGCGGGCGATgacgagatcctcgagcCGTTAGCCGAGGAAGAGATTGAGCCCGGATCCTTCGACCTTGTAGTGCCGTCACACGGCGATAACGGACAGTACTCTTTGGAGGATCGGTCCGAGCTTCTTTTCTCCAAGGACCACTTGAGGGCCATTTTCAAAGACCGCATCCTCCTACAGCGGTTCACCGACTTCCTTCACTCCGCCCGCCCCGACTCGCTGCCCCTTCTCACGTACTACCTCGACTGTCTGAAAGCACTACGTGCCATCTCATATTCAAACGCAATCGCAAATGGTCTAGATACCCTGCCAGAGCATACGTTCTCATCAGAAAATACCAACAACACAAGTAACAGCTCactggagaagaaggcagaGGCTGCTTTTGACGTTCTCGTCCAGGAAGACCTCCCTGCTTATGTCACATACACGTGGATTCAGACAGTCAGCGTATCTATCAAGCGGCGTATTACAGGAACACTTCCCGTCCAACTGAGAGAAATGTCCGAGGGCTTAGCAGAGGTCTTTTGCTTGACAGATCCATCAAGGCATGATAATCCCATTGTCATGGCGTCCGAAG AATTCCACAGAACAACACAGTATGGAATGAACTATGTCATCGGCCGCAACTGTCGCTTCCTTCAAGGCCCGAAGACAAACCCATACAGCGTAAAACGATTACGCGAGAGGTGTCTGGCCGGCAAGGAGCATTACGAAACGTTCCTCAACTACCGCCGAGACGGCTCACCCTTCATGAACCTGCTCATGGTGGCCCCGCTATATGACAGTCGCGGCACTGTCCGCTACTTCATTGGTGCCCAGGTCGACGTCTCGGGTCTTGCCAAGGAAAGCTCCGGTCTTGAAGCACTGCAAAGCcttgtcgtcgacaaggaggctaccaccaccgccatcaacGGTCAAAGGAACTACAAGACAgatgaggagaaggatgAGTTCCAGGAGCTGAGTGAGATGTTCAATATGGCTGAGCTCGAAACAGTCCGCAGGCGGGGCGGAAACATGCACCGCGTGCCACAGGACGAGAACCAAGCATCAACATCGACGAACTGGCACAAGCCCCGCATCCTGATCCAGGATGAATCCTCCTCTGTCCACCAGTCTAACCCTGCAGTACCACTGACGAGCGGTAGGCTCTCGGGCGTCTACGAACACTACCTCCTTGTCCGCCCCTACCCCAGTCTTCGCATTCTCTTCGCCTCCCCATCGCTCCGACTGCCGGGCATTCTCCAATCCAACTTCATGGACCGGATTGGCGGCTCCAACCGCGTGCGCGAGGGCCTCTCgcacgccctcgccgacggccatggCGTCACGGCAAAAGTTCGCTGGATTAGCAAGTCCAGCAGCGAGGGTCGCGTGCGCTGGATCCACTgcacccccctcctcggaagcaacggcgccgtcggtgtGTGGAtggtcgtcctcgtcgacgacgagaccgaggcTGGTGTCAAGAACCGCAAGGAAGCGCCCCCTGTGGATGGCCGTCTGCGCAGAACCGGCGCCCTGGGCCAGCAGCCCCGTCCTTCAATCGATGACAACATGAGCCTCTCGGGCTTTGCCGCGATGAACCGGGCCCGAGATGAAGTTGACGAGCCCATCGCTGATTTAGACATGGACGGGCCCGACCGCCCCTTGAGTCGCGCAAGCCGCGAGAGCCTGTCGAGTCGGTTGAGCCGGGGGCCGGTCAGTGCGCCGCATCAACCCGGACCTACTCGCGGCTCCGACGACCCTGACGGCGggccacctcggcctgcGTTCACGGTACGGCTGGGAGAAGATTGA
- a CDS encoding Putative glycerophosphocholine acyltransferase 1, whose protein sequence is MADSRPHDVPKAKGEDARADSDAVFTFDSTKAQSVLSSSPPDQEVLQTPTLGPVNPESPKLSRNPSFSGSSSYQEDWDVFPPLDRISVLDLLDNFALPQQLEKLQKGISAQTQKVRKSRDAFKNKSQHAQKRVVEEWRRRVPTAEEQLERYRKRMRTSVDRLGKQWNDTRVVTLREKVSFIFGVMNIFVSGLLMGGWPQYFHLWYTVQVMYFMPIRYFTYHRRGYHYFLADLCYFVNLLLVLSIWIFPSSKRLFLATYCLAFGNNAVAIIMWRNSLVFHSFDKVTSLFIHIMPCATLHCIVHLWSEELQASRLPAIWTIQHSPAGSPTAYGNIVSMLAWSSIPYAIWQLSYYFFITVRRRDKIAAGRPTSFTWLRKSYSKSWIGKVVLSLPDSLQESAFMLIQYSYAVLTMLPCPIWFMSRYASAGFLTVVFTWSVYNGATYYIDVFGTRFQKELEVLRAEVRQWQNTPEMGGHSPLMTPNPEGSAPSELLLTSINDPTNDVNLEHDFKHENAVVVESSKAGGLSDRIPFLGEELSTLADTTGVDGGARDVARERKAR, encoded by the coding sequence ATGGCCGATTCAAGACCACACGATGTACCCAAAGCAAAGGGCGAAGATGCGCGTGCTGACAGCGATGCTGTCTTCACTTTCGATTCGACCAAGGCGCAGTCTGTCCTTAGCTCCTCCCCTCCAGACCAAGAAGTTCTTCAGACGCCAACTCTAGGCCCTGTCAACCCTGAAAGCCCCAAGCTGTCAAGGAATCCGTCGTTTTCTGGCAGCAGTTCCTACCAAGAAGACTGGGACGTGTTCCCGCCGCTGGACCGCATCTCTgtccttgaccttctcgacAACTTCGCCTTGCCTCAACAGCTCGAGAAGCTACAGAAGGGCATCTCTGCACAGACGCAAAAGGTTCGCAAGTCAAGAGATGCCTTCAAAAACAAGAGCCAGCATGCCCAGAAACGAGTGGTGGAGGaatggcgccgccgcgtcccCACCGCTGAGGAACAGCTCGAGAGGTACAGGAAGCGGATGCGCACCAGCGTGGACAGGCTTGGGAAGCAGTGGAATGACACCAGAGTGGTCACGTTGCGTGAGAAGGTATCATTTATCTTTGGCGTCATGAACATCTTTGTGAGCGGTCTTCTCATGGGAGGCTGGCCCCAGTATTTCCACCTGTGGTACACCGTCCAAGTCATGTACTTCATGCCCATCCGCTACTTCACCTACCACCGCCGCGGTTACCACTACTTCCTAGCGGATCTATGTTACTTCGTCAACCTACTCTTGGTTCTCAGCATCTGGATTTTCCCCAGCTCAAAGCGACTCTTCCTGGCTACCTACTGTCTCGCGTTTGGTAACAACGCCGTGGCCATCATTATGTGGAGAAACTCGCTCGTCTTCCACAGTTTCGACAAGGTCACCTCACTCTTCATCCACATCATGCCCTGCGCAACGCTTCATTGCATAGTCCATCTGTGGTCTGAGGAGCTTCAGGCCAGCCGCCTCCCCGCTATCTGGACAATTCAACACTCTCCGGCTGGTTCGCCCACAGCCTATGGAAATATCGTCTCTATGCTGGCCTGGAGCTCCATCCCTTATGCCATCTGGCAGCTATCATATTACTTCTTCATCACCGTTCGCAGACGCGACAAGATTGCTGCAGGGCGGCCAACATCATTCACGTGGCTGCGGAAGTCATACTCCAAGAGCTGGATCGGCAAGGTTGTTCTTTCGCTGCCGGACTCCCTGCAAGAGTCGGCCTTCATGTTGATTCAGTACTCTTATGCGGTGCTTACTATGCTTCCGTGTCCCATCTGGTTCATGAGCAGATACGCCTCGGCGGGCTTCCTCACAGTTGTCTTTACATGGAGTGTTTATAACGGAGCTACCTACTACATCGACGTCTTCGGAACACGCTTCCAGAAGGAACTCGAGGTTCTCAGGGCTGAGGTGAGGCAGTGGCAAAACACCCCTGAGATGGGCGGTCACTCGCCTCTGATGACGCCCAACCCTGAGGGGTCCGCTCCGAGTGAGCTTCTTCTGACAAGCATTAACGACCCAACGAACGACGTCAATCTCGAACATGACTTCAAGCACGAGAACGCAGTAGTAGTGGAGAGCAGTAAGGCGGGCGGTCTCTCGGACCGAATTCCGTTTTTGGGCGAAGAGCTTTCGACCCTAGCGGATACCACAGGCGTGGACGGGGGAGCGAGAGATGTCGCTAGAGAGAGGAAGGCAAGGTGA
- a CDS encoding Putative WD40/YVTN repeat-like-containing domain superfamily has protein sequence MTIPVDSSKAVAASASTKRPAAETSCSAAATPARFATPPPPSDRGHLENRQHLENANQRKMHHSRRPSESVRANNFDAGAVDSALLREMQHRSQRESTPGASPHRKRQRINGDRFIPTRTGQDLQASFSLLHEDGSPATPSKQKKRTPHGELHFQRTEEANRTFSTLLRAELFEGSIPQATPPTLSPDHSLSTASHAAHIRDSTRSRTPPNNASANSLPTSLTPSTPHKNLFSYMSPRQLSNAGHLTPSRTPQSRHGPNLDTRSEIYSLSPVRFNSQQLLLSPRRQPRAVSKVPYKVLDAPDLADDFYLNLVDWGSANVLGVGLGSSVYMWNAQTSRVNKLCTLEDDTVTSVSWIQKGTHIAIGTGKGLVQIWDAEKTRRLRTMTGHTARVGSLAWNTHILTSGSRDRLIYHRDVRAPDQWLRKLVGHKQEVCGLKWNCEDGQLASGGNDNKLMVWDKLSETPLWKFSDHTAAVKAIAWSPHQRGLLASGGGTADRRIIFHDTVRGSVINEIDTGSQVCNIAWSKNSNEIVSTHGYSQNQIVVWKYPSMTQVVSLTGHTYRVLYLAMSPDGRTVVTGAGDETLRFWNVFGRRPGAREDSDGSRLSEWGVIR, from the exons ATGACGATTCCCGTCGATTCGTCGAAagccgtcgctgcctctGCTTCTACCAAAAGACCAGCAGCAGAAACGAGTTGCTCTGCAGCCGCGACTCCCGCGCGCTTCGCaacacctcctcccccctccgaCCGAGGACACCTCGAGAACCGCCAGCATCTGGAGAACGCGAACCAGCGCAAGATGCATCATAGCAGGAGACCCAGCGAGTCAGTTCGTGCCAATAACTTTGACGCCGGTGCCGTCGACAGTGCATTACTCCGGGAAATGCAGCACCGGTCACAACGAGAAAGCACCCCAGGTGCCAGTCCACATCGAAAGCGTCAGAGGATAAATGGTGACAG ATTCATCCCCACGCGGACTGGCCAAGATCTTCAAGCTAGTTTTAGCTTGCTCCACGAAGATGGCTCTCCGGCGACGCCATCTAAGCAAAAGAAGCGCACCCCCCATGGCGAGCTTCATTTCCAAAGGA CCGAGGAAGCAAACCGTACATTCTCGACCCTGCTCCGCGCCGAACTCTTCGAGGGCTCAATACCACAGGCAACGCCACCGACTCTGTCTCCAGATCATTCTCTATCTACCGCATCCCACGCAGCCCACATTCGGGACAGCACGAGGTCTCGCACGCCACCGAATAACGCTTCCGCCAACTCTCTGCCAACCTCCCTGACACCGTCCACGCCCCACAAGAACCTATTCTCTTATATGTCACCTCGACAACTCAGCAACGCAGGCCACCTAACGCCGTCAAGAACGCCTCAAAGTCGTCATGGACCCAATTTGGACACCCGCTCCGAGATATATAGCCTTTCTCCTGTCCGCTTCAACAGCCAACAATTGTTGCTGAgcccgcggcggcaaccCCGAGCGGTCAGCAAGGTACCTTACAAGGTACTCGATGCCCCCGATCTGGCGGATGACTTCTATCTGAACCTGGTTGATTGGGGTAGTGCCAATGTGCTGGGGGTAGGCCTTGGGTCCAGTGTGTACATGTGGAATGCCCAAACGAGTCGTGTCAACAAGCTTTGCACGCTCGAGGATGACACAGTAACAAGTGTGTCGTGGATCCAGAAGGGAACACACATTGCTATTGGGACTGGAAAGGGGCTCGTTCAGATCTGGGATGCTGAAAAGACAAGACGACTACGGACGATGACGGGCCACACGGCGAGAGTGGGGTCTTTGGCTTGGAACACCCATATCTTGACGTCCGGTTCTCGTGACCGACTGATATACCATCGCGACGTTCGCGCTCCTGATCAGTGGCTCAGGAAACTCGTCGGCCATAAGCAGGAGGTTTGTGGCCTGAAATGGAACTGCGAAGACGGCCAGCTGGCCAGCGGCGGTAACGACAACAAACTCATGGTCTGGGACAAACTCTCAGAGACCCCGCTTTGGAAGTTCTCGGACCACACAGCTGCTGTTAAGGCCATTGCCTGGTCACCCCACCAACGTGGGCTGCTGGCTTCAGGCGGTGGAACGGCGGACCGCAGAATCATTTTTCACGACACAGTCCGCGGGTCTGTCATCAACGAGATCGATACGGGCAGCCAGGTCTGCAACATTGCCTGGTCCAAGAACTCGAATGAAATCGTTTCGACGCATGGTTACAGCCAGAATCAAATCGTCGTTTGGAAGTATCCTTCGATGACACAGGTGGTCAGCCTCACAGGCCATACCTATCGCGTGCTATACTTGGCGATGAGCCCAGACGGCAGAACAGTCGTAACCGGCGCTGGTGACGAAACTTTACGATTCTGGAATGTGTttggacgacgacctggagCCAGAGAAGACAGCGACGGCAGCCGACTATCGGAATGGGGCGTCATTCGGTAA
- a CDS encoding Putative short-chain dehydrogenase/reductase SDR, NAD(P)-binding domain superfamily, which yields MASLEGKVYAFTGGASGIGLATAKIVAKRGATVCLADIDPNAMKDAEAYFTGQKTPFSVTKVDVSKKDEVEGWISGIVQQFGRLDGAANVAGIIGKHHGLRAVADLEDEEWHKIIAVNLTGCMYCLRAELRNIADGGSIVNVASIHGIKGFAKHGAYDASKHGVIGLTRAAANENGAREVRVNAVAPGAIYTPLMEKAWGFHNRSSDAAFDEPTSFQRQGTAEECGNVIAFLLGPESSFVSGSVYQVDGAWL from the exons ATGGCATCACTCGAAGGCAAGGTCTACGCCTTCACTGGCGGCGCCAGCGGCATAGGTCTTGCTACGGCGAAGATCGTCGCAAAGCGGGGCGCCACGGTGTGCCTTGCAGATATCGACCCGAATGCCATGAAAGACGCCGAGGCCTACTTCACGGGGCAGAAGACGCCCTTCTCCGTAACAAAGGTGGACGTCTCCAAGAAAGACGAGGTTGAGGGCTGGATTAGCGGCATTGTACAGCAGTTTGGCCGCCTGGATGGGGCTGCTAATGTAGCTGGTATCATAGGCAAGCACCATGGCCTTCGGGCCGTCGCAGacctcgaggacgaagagTGGCACAAGATCATTGCCGTCAACTTGACGGGATGCATGTACTGTCTCAGGGCAGAACTCAGAAACATAGCGGACGGTGGCTCTATTGTCAACGTAGCCTCAATTCACGGCATCAAGG GGTTTGCCAAACATGGCGCGTATGATGCCAGCAAGCATGGCGTCATCGGCCTCACACGGGCGGCAGCCAACGAGAACGGCGCTCGCGAGGTCCGCGTCAACGCCGTGGCCCCCGGCGCTATATATACACCGCTGATGGAGAAGGCCTGGGGGTTTCATAACCGCTCCTCAGATGCCGCCTTCGACGAGCCAACGTCATTCCAACGTCAGGGAACCGCCGAGGAGTGCGGCAACGTCATTGCATTTCTGCTCGGCCCGGAGAGTTCTTTTGTGAGCGGGAGCGTCTATCAAGTCGACGGGGCGTGGCTCTGA
- a CDS encoding Putative RNA recognition motif domain, nucleotide-binding alpha-beta plait domain superfamily codes for MATTSMDYEAANGDRYDGSFYLDTNRRSQHDEALTDVRDTDEAPRYERDNRSASPRPARDDGDSGRRRSASPSGNGDRDRDRGAKDETGSRGGDDDGAINPGSNLFVTGIHPRLTEQEVTRMFEKYGDVEKCQIMRDPHTKESRGFGFVKMVTSDQADAAKEGLQGEQIEGRTLSIEKARRARPRTPTPGKYFGPPKREGRGGGGGGRFNDRYDDRRRGGYGGGGGGYGGGGGYGGGRDDTYRYRGYERRGGYEDRGGGYERGYREDRGYDRSYREERGGGSAGGYERRERGGDDTYSSGGRVDRYGGSGGGGREERGDRYARGGDDRRGSGAAGYERRERGGDDTYTGGGRDGPRSRDAPAGGAAYADAPARSEGREAYGGWNS; via the exons atggctACCACTTCTATGGATTACGAGGCCGCCAACGGTGACCGCTACGATGGTTCGTTCTACCTCGATACAAACCGCCGCTCTCAGCACGACGAGGCACTGACAGATGTACGCGATACAGACGAGGCTCCTCGTTATGAGCGCGACAACCGCAGCGCCTCTCCCCGCCCTGCGCGTGATGACGGCGACTCCGGACGTCGCCGCTCTGCCTCCCCttccggcaacggcgaccGCGATCGCGACCG CGGCGCCAAGGATGAGACCGGCTCTagaggtggcgacgacgacggtgccaTCAACCCTGGCTCCAACCTTTTCGTCACTGGCATCCACCCTCGTCTGACCGAGCAGGAGGTTACTCGCATGTTCGAGAAGTATGGTGATGTCGAGAAGTGCCAGATTATGCGCGACCCTCATACCAAGGAGTCTCGTGGCTTTGGTTTCGTCAAGATGGTCACCTCCGACCaggccgatgccgccaagGAGGGTCTTCAAGGAGAGCAGATTGAGGGCCGCACCCTCAGCATTGAGAAGGCTCGCCGCGCTCGCCCTCGCACCCCGACTCCCGGCAAGTACTTCGGCCCTCCCAAGCGTG AGGGacgtggtggcggcggcggcggtcgatTCAATGACCGCTACGAcgatcgtcgtcgtggtggttacggtggcggcggcggcggctacggcggcggtggtggttaCGGCGGTGGCCGTGATGACACCTACCGCTACCGTGGCTACGAGCGCCGCGGCGGTTATGAAGATCGTGGCGGTGGCTACGAGCGTGGCTACCGCGAGGACCGTGGCTATGATCGCAGCTACCGTGAGGagcgtggcggcggcagcgctgGCGGCTACGAGAGACGTGAGCGTGGTGGCGACGACACCTACAGCAGCGGTGGCCGTGTTGACCGTTacggtggcagcggcggcggcggacgtgaGGAGCGTGGCGACCGTTATGCTCGTGGCGGTGATGACCGTCGTGGCAGCGGTGCTGCCGGCTATGAGAGAcgcgagcgcggcggcgatgacacctacaccggcggcggccgagatggaccTCGCTCTCGCGATGCCCCTGCTGGCGGTGCAGCCTACGCTGATGCCCCTGCCCGCTCTGAGGGCCGTGAGGCCTACGGAGGTTGGAACTCTTGA
- a CDS encoding Putative GNAT domain, acyl-CoA N-acyltransferase has protein sequence MATFRRFRPDDVNKFSKCNLDPLTETYELAFYLQYHAKWPSMFQVCEDMNGNIIGYIMGKLESSPDVYKFSEHYLPWHAHITALTVAPEARRLGIGKILSEQLEAAADSNDAWFVDLFVRTSNHKAITFYKSMGYSVFRVVKDYYGDHATDPTRDGEDAYDMRKPMKRDTKLHHIRDDGEKHEVDPSDVW, from the exons aTGGCTACATTCCGCCGGTTCCGTCCCGATGATGTCAACAAGTTTTCCAAGTGCAATCTTGATCCTCTTACCGAGACGTACGAGCTGGCCTTTTACCTCCAGTACCATGCCAAGTGGCCCTCTATGTTCCAGGTCTGCGAGGACATGAACGGGAACATCATCGGCTACA TCATGGGCAAGCTGGAATCATCGCCCGATGTCTACAAATTCTCCGAACATTACCTCCCATGGCACGCCCACATCACGGCCCTGACCGTTGCGCCGGAAGCCCGAAGACTAGGAATTGGCAAGATTCTGTCTGAGCAActggaggccgccgccgattCCAACGACGCCTGGTTTGTCGACCTTTTCGTCCGCACGAGCAACCACAAAGCAATCACATTCTACAAGAGCATGGGTTACAGTGTCTTCCGCGTGGTCAAGGACTATTACGGCGACCATGCTACGGACCCCACGCGCGATGGCGAAGATGCCTACGACATGAGGAagccgatgaagagggaTACGAAACTGCATCATATTAGAGATGATGGCGAGAAGCATGAAGTTGATCCATCCGATGTTTGGTGA